In Microbulbifer sp. GL-2, the following are encoded in one genomic region:
- a CDS encoding VOC family protein, with translation MNTNAVCWFEIYVNDMVRAKSFYEAVLKQELTRLDNPDEVKDFPQPEMWAFPMKQEPGASGAICKMDGVEAGGNSTLVYFDSEDCSVELARVETAGGKLVVPKMSIGDYGFIAIAQDTEGNNIGFHSMK, from the coding sequence ATGAATACAAATGCAGTTTGTTGGTTTGAAATTTATGTAAATGATATGGTACGCGCAAAGTCCTTTTATGAGGCTGTTCTCAAGCAGGAGTTAACTCGACTAGACAATCCCGACGAAGTAAAAGATTTTCCCCAGCCCGAGATGTGGGCATTTCCAATGAAACAAGAGCCGGGTGCAAGCGGAGCAATTTGTAAAATGGATGGTGTTGAAGCTGGAGGCAATAGCACTCTTGTGTATTTTGATAGCGAAGATTGTTCTGTTGAACTGGCCAGAGTCGAGACCGCAGGTGGCAAGCTAGTAGTACCTAAAATGTCTATCGGAGATTATGGTTTTATCGCGATAGCCCAAGATACCGAAGGAAATAATATAGGTTTTCATTCAATGAAATAG
- a CDS encoding peptidylprolyl isomerase, translating to MNTLLATDAAGGEFEMAEVVAVNGTEIPADLIYQEMQYQPADSPRQAIYCAARALVIGWLLRERAAGQGLCEADEDLHSEAFDRAVADLLKGELQVSPASEAECRAYFEAHPHKFRSDPLAEVRHILIPAAPDDSEACAKARTAAEEMLEQIRADANPLQAFAQLAQSHSACSSAEAGGSLGQVGRGDTVASFERAVFEQGTGLVAEPVETPYGVHLIYVEQCEPGRPLEYEYVAERIEEYLTEKRRRQMTSDYLQQMVQTAQISGLDLSGEAH from the coding sequence ATGAATACATTACTGGCCACTGATGCTGCCGGCGGCGAATTTGAAATGGCCGAGGTAGTGGCCGTCAATGGAACTGAAATCCCTGCAGACCTGATTTACCAGGAGATGCAATACCAGCCCGCCGACTCACCGCGCCAAGCAATTTACTGCGCCGCGCGCGCACTGGTAATCGGCTGGCTTTTGCGTGAGCGAGCCGCCGGGCAGGGCCTGTGTGAAGCGGATGAAGACCTGCACAGCGAGGCATTCGATCGCGCAGTGGCGGACCTTCTCAAAGGCGAGTTACAGGTGAGCCCGGCCAGTGAAGCCGAGTGCCGTGCCTACTTCGAAGCCCACCCGCATAAGTTCCGCTCCGACCCCCTCGCCGAAGTGCGCCATATCCTGATACCGGCGGCACCGGATGACTCCGAAGCCTGCGCCAAGGCGCGCACCGCTGCAGAGGAAATGCTGGAGCAGATCCGCGCAGATGCCAATCCGCTGCAAGCCTTCGCCCAGCTGGCCCAGTCCCACTCTGCCTGTTCCTCCGCCGAAGCCGGCGGCAGCCTCGGCCAGGTAGGACGCGGCGATACCGTCGCCTCTTTCGAGCGCGCAGTGTTTGAGCAGGGCACTGGTTTGGTTGCAGAGCCAGTGGAGACACCCTACGGCGTGCACTTGATTTATGTAGAGCAGTGCGAGCCGGGCCGCCCATTGGAATACGAATATGTCGCAGAGCGAATCGAAGAATACCTGACCGAAAAACGTCGCCGCCAAATGACCAGCGACTACCTGCAACAGATGGTGCAAACCGCGCAAATATCCGGCCTGGATTTATCGGGGGAGGCCCACTGA
- the can gene encoding carbonate dehydratase, translated as MAEIRQLFARNRAWAEERTAKDPEFFQRLSRLQVPKYLWIGCSDSRVPANEIVGMAPGELFVHRNIANVVVHTDFNCLSVLQYAVEVLKVEHVVVCGHYGCGGVQAAMGHSECGLVDNWLRHIKDVYAHHQQELESLDEESRAARLCELNVMAQVQNLAMTKIVQHAWDRGQRLSLHGWIYDIRDGLIRDLGMRMDDRGRVPEIYHVYGEVKEEG; from the coding sequence GTGGCAGAGATTCGCCAACTCTTCGCGCGCAATCGCGCCTGGGCAGAGGAGAGGACGGCAAAGGACCCGGAATTTTTCCAACGTCTGAGCCGTCTGCAGGTTCCCAAGTATTTATGGATCGGCTGCTCCGACTCCCGCGTGCCCGCCAATGAGATTGTGGGCATGGCACCGGGGGAGCTGTTCGTTCACCGCAATATCGCCAACGTGGTGGTACACACAGACTTTAATTGCCTCTCGGTGCTGCAATACGCCGTAGAAGTACTCAAGGTGGAACACGTGGTGGTGTGTGGCCATTACGGTTGTGGCGGTGTACAGGCCGCCATGGGTCACAGTGAATGTGGCTTGGTGGATAACTGGCTGCGCCATATCAAGGATGTCTACGCTCACCACCAGCAAGAGCTGGAGTCCCTCGATGAAGAATCGCGCGCAGCGCGCTTGTGTGAATTAAATGTGATGGCACAGGTACAAAACCTGGCCATGACCAAGATAGTGCAGCACGCCTGGGACCGAGGCCAACGCCTCAGCCTGCACGGCTGGATCTACGATATTCGCGATGGCCTGATTCGAGACCTGGGTATGCGGATGGATGACCGTGGCCGGGTGCCGGAGATTTATCATGTTTATGGTGAGGTGAAAGAGGAGGGGTGA
- a CDS encoding GFA family protein, protein MNKIKGGCHCGSVAWEFDLPIKTVVKCHCSMCRKLQGSDHSTYVVVPKEQFSLSKGEDSVISYQATEKSYKNFCSTCGTPTHLFNGKHFPEDFVLPLGIIKNYTDELAPQIQVYTSEKPLWSNIHDDVPLFS, encoded by the coding sequence TTGAATAAAATAAAAGGCGGCTGTCATTGTGGTTCTGTAGCTTGGGAATTTGATCTTCCTATTAAGACAGTAGTGAAATGTCATTGCTCCATGTGTAGAAAGTTACAAGGCTCTGATCACAGTACATATGTTGTTGTTCCAAAAGAACAATTCTCATTATCTAAAGGTGAAGACTCGGTTATCAGTTACCAAGCTACCGAAAAATCATACAAAAATTTCTGCTCCACATGTGGAACACCAACTCACCTTTTTAACGGAAAGCATTTCCCGGAAGATTTTGTTTTACCACTAGGTATAATTAAAAATTATACTGATGAGCTAGCACCACAGATCCAAGTGTATACCTCAGAAAAACCACTTTGGTCGAACATCCATGATGATGTGCCACTATTTAGCTAA
- a CDS encoding MBL fold metallo-hydrolase, translated as MKGFRILISILFLFISSTALSSGVSIQKISEQLHILSGKEYETNIGLIATEDGLVLIDPMPGNNQLSGLNEAIQSIHNEPISFILNTHAHSDHTGGNEYFKKQGGKLIENTFNLDGFTHIKVKSHSEIDNIYYHKESNSIFVGDVFDTSWHPTFYSGGIKGFNEAIDAILNLGDDQSLIIPGHGVPSSKSSLLEFRKNTFEWTNKIQELHQKGMSMEEIMIDTQVKDIVEKFNVNNKSPFLPKKAYRRFIERTISVINNEKSL; from the coding sequence TTGAAAGGATTTAGAATTCTGATCTCCATTTTATTTCTATTCATTAGCTCTACGGCTTTATCAAGCGGCGTTAGTATACAAAAAATATCTGAACAGTTGCACATCTTGAGTGGAAAAGAGTATGAGACGAATATTGGCTTAATAGCAACGGAAGATGGCTTGGTATTAATTGACCCTATGCCAGGAAATAATCAGTTAAGTGGATTAAATGAAGCGATTCAGTCAATTCACAACGAGCCAATCTCTTTCATTTTAAACACACACGCACATTCTGACCACACCGGTGGAAACGAGTACTTCAAAAAGCAAGGTGGAAAACTTATAGAGAATACCTTTAACTTAGATGGCTTTACTCACATTAAAGTCAAGTCTCATTCAGAAATCGACAATATCTATTACCATAAGGAAAGTAATTCTATATTTGTCGGTGATGTATTCGATACTAGCTGGCACCCAACATTTTATTCTGGCGGAATTAAAGGCTTTAATGAAGCGATTGATGCTATTTTAAATCTAGGTGATGATCAAAGCTTGATAATACCGGGGCATGGTGTTCCATCAAGTAAATCCTCATTACTTGAATTTAGGAAAAATACTTTCGAGTGGACAAACAAAATTCAAGAGCTTCATCAAAAAGGGATGAGCATGGAAGAAATAATGATTGATACACAAGTTAAGGACATTGTGGAAAAATTCAATGTAAATAACAAATCTCCATTCCTCCCCAAAAAAGCTTATAGAAGATTTATAGAAAGAACTATTTCAGTGATTAATAACGAGAAAAGCCTATAA
- the narI gene encoding respiratory nitrate reductase subunit gamma: protein MNYLNTLLFAIYPFVALTVFLVGSLIRYDRDQYTWRTGSSQLLERKQLRIGSYLFHIGVIAILAGHFVGLLTPKAVWHFLGIEASTKQMMAMGIGGFFGVICFIGLTILIKRRLTNPRVRATTSKMDLTILLMLYAQLILGLISIAVSAGHMDGAEMLKLMAWAQSIVTLDGAGAAAAISGVNIIYKLHIFLGMTLFLLFPFSRLVHVWSVPVQYFRRNYQVVRARTAR from the coding sequence ATGAACTATCTAAATACGCTGCTCTTTGCCATCTATCCCTTTGTCGCCCTGACGGTGTTCCTGGTGGGGAGTCTGATCCGTTATGACCGCGACCAGTACACCTGGCGCACCGGCTCCAGTCAGTTATTGGAGCGCAAACAATTGCGCATCGGCAGTTACCTGTTCCATATCGGCGTGATCGCCATTCTCGCGGGCCATTTTGTCGGCCTTCTCACGCCCAAGGCGGTATGGCACTTCCTGGGCATTGAAGCTTCCACCAAGCAGATGATGGCCATGGGCATTGGTGGTTTCTTCGGGGTGATCTGCTTTATCGGCCTTACGATCCTCATTAAGCGCCGTCTCACCAACCCGCGCGTGCGCGCCACCACGTCCAAGATGGACCTGACCATACTGCTGATGCTCTACGCCCAATTGATCCTCGGTTTGATCAGCATCGCAGTGTCTGCCGGTCATATGGACGGTGCCGAAATGCTCAAACTGATGGCCTGGGCCCAGTCCATTGTCACGCTGGATGGTGCTGGTGCAGCTGCCGCAATCAGCGGAGTGAACATCATCTACAAACTGCATATTTTCCTCGGCATGACCCTGTTCCTGCTGTTCCCCTTCAGTCGCCTGGTGCACGTATGGAGTGTTCCAGTGCAGTACTTCCGCCGCAATTACCAGGTAGTCCGCGCCAGAACAGCGCGCTAA
- a CDS encoding porin, producing MNLLKLMTASILLVGTASESYANSNFYVGLEHRYDSIDGNLTPSINAVTLSGDMKFSQQYQSSEILATSYSSWGAYLGYEFHPNFSIEAGYSQSEDEKEHFSDSAIGLLDGVSEAQLKYLRIDFLGRYTFKNYNNLSLIGSLGVISREVEAHVQYETGGGCINEVSCNPNLITKDSDSARSTRPQYGVGLQYNLSKNTSTRFMIKGLLNDPADSSHSASLGAQYHF from the coding sequence ATGAACTTATTAAAATTAATGACCGCATCTATACTATTAGTTGGTACTGCTTCAGAAAGTTATGCAAATAGTAACTTTTATGTAGGACTGGAACATCGGTACGATTCCATTGATGGCAACCTAACACCCAGCATTAATGCAGTGACTTTATCCGGCGATATGAAGTTTTCCCAGCAATATCAATCATCGGAAATACTAGCTACGTCATACAGTTCGTGGGGGGCTTATTTAGGGTATGAGTTCCATCCCAATTTTTCAATTGAGGCAGGATACTCCCAAAGTGAAGATGAGAAAGAACACTTTTCTGATTCAGCTATCGGCTTGTTAGACGGCGTTAGTGAGGCTCAACTCAAATACCTACGAATTGATTTTCTAGGAAGATATACATTTAAAAACTACAACAACTTGAGCTTAATTGGCAGTTTAGGAGTAATCTCAAGGGAAGTTGAGGCTCATGTACAGTATGAAACAGGTGGTGGCTGTATAAATGAGGTCAGCTGCAACCCCAACTTAATAACTAAGGATAGTGATAGCGCTAGGAGTACACGGCCTCAATATGGAGTGGGTCTTCAATACAATCTTAGCAAAAATACGTCTACACGATTTATGATAAAAGGGCTTCTAAATGATCCCGCCGATTCATCCCACTCAGCCTCTCTTGGAGCACAGTACCATTTCTAG
- a CDS encoding TetR/AcrR family transcriptional regulator — MPYTKEHKEITRRRILESAFRLFTVKGFDGVTVDGVMKDCGLTRGAFYAHFDSKAVLYRESLKFAVNGTKLAELKPDGTTDKEWLCLLLDGYLSLEHVRGEYPCPLAFLATDITMQDEETKATYASIYDGMNKAILEYAKSYVDCDEDDILSVTAMLIGAVAIARIIGNESSVTKLLQACRQQAGLKLGGI, encoded by the coding sequence ATGCCTTATACAAAAGAGCATAAGGAAATTACTCGCAGACGAATTCTTGAAAGCGCATTCAGGCTTTTTACGGTCAAGGGTTTTGATGGCGTTACAGTGGATGGAGTGATGAAAGATTGCGGGCTCACCAGAGGAGCGTTTTATGCTCATTTTGACAGCAAGGCGGTGTTGTATCGTGAGTCCTTAAAATTTGCAGTCAATGGCACTAAGCTTGCTGAACTTAAACCAGATGGCACTACCGATAAGGAATGGCTATGCCTACTACTTGACGGATACCTTAGCTTAGAGCATGTGCGGGGTGAATACCCATGTCCACTTGCATTTCTAGCTACGGATATAACCATGCAGGATGAAGAAACAAAAGCAACTTATGCAAGCATCTACGATGGCATGAACAAAGCAATTTTGGAATACGCTAAAAGCTATGTTGATTGCGACGAAGATGATATTTTGTCAGTAACTGCAATGCTCATTGGTGCAGTAGCCATAGCAAGAATCATAGGTAACGAGAGTTCCGTTACAAAATTATTGCAAGCGTGTCGCCAACAGGCGGGGTTGAAATTGGGTGGAATATAA
- the narH gene encoding nitrate reductase subunit beta, translated as MKVRAQIGMVLNLDKCIGCHTCSVTCKNVWTSREGVEYAWFNNVETKPGVGYPKEWENQDKWNGGWVRKQNGKLQPKIGGKHRVLANLFGNPDMPEIDDYYEPFDFDYQTLHKAPEQKHQPVARPRSLISGERMEKIEWGPNWEEILGTEFEKRRKDKNFEQVQADIYGEFENTFMMYLPRLCEHCLNPACVSACPSGAIYKREEDGIVLIDQDKCRGWRMCVSACPYKKIYYNWKTGKSEKCIFCYPRIEAGQPTICSETCVGRIRYLGVLLYDADRIEEAAAVEDEKALYQAQCDIFLDPSDPKVQEAARAEGIPEAWLEAAQNSPVYKMAIDWQIALPLHPEYRTLPMVWYVPPLSPIQNAVQAGQVETVTVGRGAEIPDLSTLRIPLQYLANLLTAGDEKPVARALERMIVMRAYMRGIHVDGIQERELLEEAGLTVQQVEEMYRYMALANYEDRFVVPSSHKAYAENAYDMKSSCGFSFGNGCSTGNDSTNIFGGKQQAVREVIPAKVVD; from the coding sequence ATGAAAGTTAGAGCCCAGATCGGCATGGTGCTGAACCTCGATAAATGTATCGGCTGCCACACCTGCTCAGTGACCTGTAAAAATGTGTGGACCTCCCGCGAAGGGGTCGAGTACGCCTGGTTCAATAACGTCGAGACCAAGCCCGGTGTCGGCTACCCCAAAGAATGGGAGAACCAGGACAAATGGAATGGCGGCTGGGTACGCAAGCAAAATGGTAAGTTGCAGCCCAAGATCGGCGGTAAGCATCGGGTACTGGCCAACCTGTTTGGCAACCCGGATATGCCGGAAATCGATGACTACTACGAGCCATTTGATTTCGACTACCAGACCCTGCACAAGGCGCCGGAGCAGAAGCACCAACCGGTGGCCCGCCCGCGCTCGCTGATCAGTGGCGAGCGCATGGAAAAAATTGAATGGGGCCCCAACTGGGAAGAAATTCTCGGCACCGAATTCGAGAAACGCAGAAAGGACAAAAACTTCGAGCAGGTGCAGGCCGACATTTACGGTGAATTTGAAAACACCTTTATGATGTACCTGCCGCGCCTGTGCGAACACTGCCTCAACCCGGCCTGTGTCTCTGCCTGTCCCAGCGGCGCCATCTACAAGCGTGAAGAAGACGGTATCGTCCTGATCGACCAGGACAAGTGTCGCGGCTGGCGCATGTGTGTGTCCGCCTGCCCCTACAAAAAGATTTACTACAACTGGAAAACCGGTAAATCCGAGAAGTGTATCTTCTGCTACCCGCGTATCGAAGCGGGCCAGCCCACCATCTGTTCCGAGACCTGTGTAGGTCGTATCCGCTACCTGGGGGTGCTGCTCTATGACGCCGACCGCATCGAAGAAGCTGCTGCGGTAGAAGACGAAAAAGCACTCTACCAAGCCCAGTGCGATATCTTCCTCGACCCCAGCGATCCTAAGGTTCAGGAAGCCGCCCGCGCCGAAGGTATTCCCGAGGCCTGGCTCGAAGCTGCGCAAAATTCTCCTGTCTACAAAATGGCGATCGACTGGCAGATCGCACTGCCGTTGCACCCCGAGTACCGCACCCTGCCCATGGTTTGGTATGTGCCACCCCTGTCCCCGATCCAGAATGCGGTTCAGGCAGGCCAAGTGGAAACCGTCACTGTGGGTCGTGGCGCCGAGATCCCCGATCTTTCCACCCTGCGTATCCCGCTGCAATACCTCGCCAACCTGCTCACCGCCGGCGACGAGAAGCCAGTGGCCCGCGCCCTGGAACGCATGATTGTGATGCGCGCCTATATGCGCGGTATTCATGTGGATGGCATACAGGAGCGCGAACTGCTGGAAGAAGCGGGCCTGACCGTACAGCAGGTGGAAGAGATGTATCGCTATATGGCCCTGGCCAACTACGAGGACCGTTTCGTAGTGCCTTCAAGCCACAAGGCCTACGCCGAGAATGCCTACGACATGAAATCCTCCTGTGGTTTCAGTTTCGGCAACGGCTGTAGCACCGGCAATGACAGCACCAATATTTTCGGTGGCAAGCAACAGGCGGTGCGCGAAGTAATACCCGCCAAAGTGGTCGACTAA
- the narJ gene encoding nitrate reductase molybdenum cofactor assembly chaperone has translation MKVLNLIARLLDYPSDELVAHLDELTNWVAESEDLDAPLRDMLLAFISHYERMDALDWQSEYDGLFERGRAVSLHIFEHIHGESRDRGQAMVDLTARYRSAGLELNERELPDYLPTYLEFCATQGEEAYGWVHDITHVIALLSARLSKRDSPYHLLMDSLLLMAGVFVDLTALKEEVANEERDDTPEALDKIWEEEVVSFTGANQCDQSITRPSATQLRDGQPLTWAADAAQNSAQPAPQE, from the coding sequence ATGAAAGTATTAAACCTGATCGCCCGCCTACTGGATTACCCATCCGATGAGCTGGTGGCGCACTTGGATGAGTTAACCAACTGGGTGGCGGAATCCGAGGATCTGGATGCCCCCCTGCGCGACATGCTGTTGGCATTTATCTCCCACTACGAGCGTATGGATGCGCTCGACTGGCAGAGTGAATACGACGGCCTGTTCGAGCGCGGCCGCGCCGTATCCCTGCATATCTTCGAGCATATTCACGGCGAATCCCGCGATCGCGGCCAGGCCATGGTAGATCTGACCGCGCGCTATCGTAGTGCCGGTCTTGAACTGAATGAACGCGAGTTACCGGACTACCTGCCCACCTATCTGGAGTTCTGCGCAACCCAGGGTGAAGAGGCTTACGGCTGGGTACATGACATCACCCATGTCATCGCCTTGTTGAGCGCGCGCCTGTCCAAGCGCGACAGCCCCTATCACTTGTTGATGGACTCACTGCTGCTGATGGCAGGCGTTTTTGTCGATCTGACTGCACTTAAGGAAGAAGTGGCCAACGAGGAACGCGACGACACCCCGGAAGCCCTGGACAAAATCTGGGAGGAAGAGGTGGTCAGTTTCACCGGCGCCAACCAGTGCGACCAGTCGATAACGAGGCCGAGTGCCACCCAGCTCCGCGATGGCCAGCCCCTCACCTGGGCTGCCGATGCGGCGCAGAATTCTGCCCAGCCCGCACCACAGGAGTAA
- a CDS encoding alpha/beta hydrolase, whose protein sequence is MRLYIQLLHAFFFSLISLGAQAVQSWTVEKTKVNARLYPGEEMLLANGIETLNYFKAGDPQKPLVIFVPGGFHLARVSYGYPDGDEKDFLAYWFGQKGFSFLGASYPTGNKVYSKVYPAFSIRDWGKQVAAVAKYYVDKHGLSNEIIVLGWSAGGQITQSVYEASQAAGLDMSLYVSIASTPPIPLLLAAPGAISKSTNGLSKAPQFYELFKRYVTAQNKMNGHVIIPWETFESDVLGEIPVALNAIMIASRYEKGNFVQDLDWAIADTGALKFTDFPMVVTISGNKVLDNDHALTDRGNWGLYQVQHLYRNIALPALSKSEKIDPENWQNLMDQFSYATSGALNARVPGNHFFWYGEVGARETVTQVERLRLRVENVLSSVEASVAKLNTP, encoded by the coding sequence ATGAGGCTATATATCCAGTTGTTACATGCGTTCTTTTTTTCTTTAATCTCTTTGGGAGCCCAGGCTGTGCAGAGTTGGACGGTCGAAAAAACCAAGGTAAATGCTCGCCTTTACCCAGGTGAGGAGATGCTACTAGCCAACGGCATAGAAACACTGAATTATTTCAAGGCCGGCGATCCGCAAAAACCTCTGGTGATCTTCGTTCCGGGTGGGTTTCATTTAGCTCGTGTCAGCTATGGCTACCCCGACGGCGACGAGAAGGATTTTCTGGCCTATTGGTTTGGACAGAAAGGTTTTTCTTTTCTTGGCGCGTCTTATCCGACAGGAAACAAGGTATATTCCAAGGTCTACCCCGCATTCTCGATTCGTGATTGGGGCAAGCAAGTGGCTGCGGTCGCCAAATACTATGTGGACAAGCATGGTCTTTCGAATGAGATCATTGTTCTTGGCTGGAGCGCAGGCGGGCAGATTACTCAATCAGTTTACGAGGCTTCACAGGCGGCCGGGCTGGATATGAGCCTTTACGTTTCAATTGCATCAACCCCACCTATCCCTTTGCTACTGGCCGCACCGGGTGCAATCTCAAAATCAACAAATGGGCTTTCGAAAGCGCCACAATTCTACGAGTTGTTTAAGAGGTACGTGACTGCTCAGAACAAGATGAACGGGCACGTTATTATTCCTTGGGAGACGTTCGAAAGTGATGTACTCGGAGAAATTCCAGTAGCCCTAAATGCGATTATGATTGCGTCTCGCTATGAAAAGGGTAACTTTGTGCAGGATCTGGATTGGGCAATTGCCGATACAGGAGCCCTTAAATTTACTGACTTCCCCATGGTCGTCACAATCTCTGGTAATAAAGTGCTAGACAATGACCACGCACTGACTGATCGAGGTAATTGGGGGCTCTATCAGGTTCAGCATTTATATCGAAATATCGCTCTTCCTGCTTTGTCAAAATCTGAAAAAATTGATCCCGAGAATTGGCAAAACTTAATGGATCAATTTAGTTACGCAACCTCTGGTGCGCTAAACGCTCGCGTCCCTGGCAATCACTTTTTTTGGTACGGTGAAGTCGGAGCTCGTGAAACAGTTACACAGGTCGAGAGGTTGCGCTTACGTGTGGAAAATGTCCTCTCTTCTGTTGAGGCGTCTGTGGCTAAACTCAATACACCGTAG
- a CDS encoding HD domain-containing protein → MRNKARSFSIQAHGDQKYGSFPYSVHLNEVSKIASGYSVEAEVIAFLHGVIEDIDVTAEVIEAFFGEFVSRYVCILSDKPGETRKI, encoded by the coding sequence ATGAGAAATAAAGCACGGAGTTTCTCTATCCAAGCACACGGAGATCAGAAGTATGGTAGTTTCCCATATTCGGTTCATCTTAATGAAGTATCAAAGATCGCTAGCGGGTATAGCGTAGAAGCTGAAGTAATAGCGTTTCTTCACGGCGTGATTGAGGATATCGATGTAACAGCTGAGGTGATCGAAGCTTTCTTTGGTGAGTTTGTATCCAGATATGTGTGCATACTCAGCGATAAGCCTGGAGAAACCAGAAAAATATGA
- a CDS encoding class I SAM-dependent methyltransferase has translation MTRSDKFWDRKAEEYARSPISDEASYQKKLSDTQKFFTPDMNILEFGCGTGTTAIYHAPYVQHIEAVDISENMLEIGRTKAREACIDNIRFTRGTLTEFNAESESFDAVLGLNVIHLLPDRKDVLAEAARILKPGGVFVSSTVCMGNSYIRFIKLLAPLGKFMGIMPDVFILTKVKLAKEIQDAGFTIEIQWQHGMHNMVVFIIARKIDS, from the coding sequence ATGACTAGGTCTGATAAGTTCTGGGATAGAAAAGCAGAGGAATATGCTCGGAGCCCTATTTCTGACGAGGCAAGTTATCAGAAGAAGCTCTCAGATACCCAAAAATTCTTTACGCCCGATATGAATATTTTGGAGTTTGGCTGCGGAACAGGGACTACGGCGATTTACCATGCTCCGTATGTGCAACATATTGAAGCGGTAGATATATCTGAAAACATGCTTGAGATTGGTCGAACTAAGGCCAGGGAAGCCTGCATCGATAATATTAGATTTACCAGAGGTACGTTAACCGAATTCAATGCTGAGTCTGAGAGTTTTGATGCAGTATTGGGTTTAAATGTTATTCATTTACTACCAGATAGAAAAGATGTTTTGGCAGAAGCTGCTAGAATCCTCAAGCCTGGCGGTGTTTTCGTGAGTAGTACCGTTTGTATGGGCAATTCCTATATACGGTTTATTAAGCTCTTAGCGCCTCTGGGAAAATTCATGGGCATAATGCCCGATGTCTTCATCCTAACAAAAGTAAAATTAGCGAAAGAAATTCAAGACGCTGGTTTTACCATTGAAATTCAATGGCAGCATGGAATGCATAATATGGTAGTTTTCATTATTGCGCGTAAAATTGACTCATAA